From Streptomyces sp. NBC_00237, a single genomic window includes:
- the cydD gene encoding thiol reductant ABC exporter subunit CydD, with amino-acid sequence MKPIDPRLLRYARATRFFLGAVVVLGLAGAGLVVAQAMLIAEVVVGGFKDGLDSSEVLTPLLLLAAVALGRALVAWLTELAAHRASAAVKSELRGRLLERAAGLGPGWLGGQRVGSLVALATRGVDALDDYFSRYLPQLGLAVVVPVAVLARIVTEDWVSAAIIVVTLPLIPLFMILIGWATQSRMDRQWKLLSRLSGHFLDVVAGLPTLKVFGRAKAQAEQIRAITAEYRRATMKTLRIAFLSSFALELLATLSVALVAVTIGMRLVHGELDLYTGLVILILAPEAYLPLRQVGAQYHAAAEGLAAAEEIFAVLETELPEGGAGDAPAGGALRVEGVTVQHEGRTAASLESASLEVREGETVALVGPSGAGKSTLLNAVLGFVPLEAGRVLVGDTDLATVDPEKWRARVAWVPQRPHLFAGTVAENVRLARPEADDEAVREALRDAGAYDFVAALPQGAETLLGEDGAGLSAGQRQRVALARAFLADRPVLLLDEPTAALDGETEEGIVEAVRRLAVGRTVLLVVHRPALLAVADRVVELGGAGAVPARAAGPAVSEVSAGDVSRETVAGPVAVVRAADVSRETGPGVRGGVLRRVRRDAGEQRGRLALALLLGSLALGSAVGLMAVSGWLISRASEQPPVLYLMMAVTATRAFGIGRAVFRYAERLVSHEAVLRMLADMRVAVYRRLERIAPAGLRETRRGDLLSRLVADVDAWQDYWLRWLLPVGAAALVGVAAVGFTGWMLPEAGAVLAVGLLVAGVGVPLVSGAAARRAERQLAPARGVLAVRVADLLGGVGELTVAGALRRRLAAVRDADGVLTRIASRGASATALGGGLSALVCGLTVVGAAWAGVQAVADGRLAGVQLAVVVLTPLAAFEAVTGLPLAVQYRQRVRRSAERVYEVVDAPLPVREPEMPGTLPASYFPVEVRGLSARYAGQERDALDGLDLTLEAGKRIAVVGASGAGKTTLAQVLLRFLDAGAGTYTIGGTAAGSLDGDDVRKVVGLCAQDAHLFDSSVRENLRLARTGADDAQLLEALGRARLRDWVEALPEGLDTLVGEHGARLSGGQRQRLALARALLADFPVLVLDEPAEHLDLATADALTGDLLTATEGRTTVLITHRLQGLEAVDEVVVLDAGRVVQRGDFVALAAAEGPLRRMLERERAAEPVA; translated from the coding sequence GTGAAACCGATCGACCCGCGTCTGCTCAGGTACGCCCGTGCCACCCGCTTCTTCCTCGGAGCGGTCGTGGTCCTCGGACTCGCAGGCGCGGGTCTGGTCGTTGCCCAGGCGATGCTCATCGCCGAGGTGGTGGTCGGAGGCTTCAAGGACGGTCTTGACTCCTCCGAGGTGCTGACTCCGCTGCTCCTGCTGGCCGCTGTCGCGCTCGGACGGGCGCTGGTGGCCTGGCTGACCGAACTCGCCGCCCACCGGGCGAGCGCGGCGGTCAAGTCCGAGCTGCGGGGGCGGCTGCTGGAGCGGGCGGCGGGGCTCGGGCCCGGTTGGCTTGGTGGACAGCGGGTCGGGTCGCTGGTGGCGCTCGCGACGCGGGGTGTCGATGCGCTCGACGACTACTTCTCGCGCTACCTGCCCCAGTTGGGGCTCGCCGTCGTGGTACCGGTGGCGGTGCTCGCTCGGATCGTCACCGAGGACTGGGTGTCGGCGGCGATCATCGTGGTGACGCTGCCGCTGATCCCGCTGTTCATGATCCTGATCGGCTGGGCCACCCAGTCCCGGATGGACCGTCAGTGGAAGCTGCTGTCGCGGCTGTCCGGGCATTTCCTGGACGTGGTCGCCGGACTGCCGACACTCAAGGTCTTCGGGCGGGCCAAGGCGCAGGCCGAGCAGATCCGGGCCATCACCGCCGAGTACCGGCGGGCCACCATGAAGACGCTGCGGATCGCCTTCCTGTCGTCGTTCGCGCTGGAGCTGCTGGCCACGTTGTCGGTCGCACTGGTCGCCGTCACCATCGGTATGCGGCTCGTGCACGGCGAGCTGGATCTGTACACGGGGCTGGTGATCCTGATCCTGGCCCCCGAGGCGTATCTGCCGCTGCGGCAGGTCGGGGCGCAGTACCACGCTGCCGCCGAGGGGCTGGCGGCTGCCGAGGAGATCTTCGCCGTACTGGAGACCGAGCTGCCCGAGGGCGGCGCGGGGGACGCTCCGGCGGGCGGCGCACTGCGGGTCGAGGGCGTGACCGTACAGCACGAAGGGCGTACGGCGGCCTCACTGGAGTCGGCCTCGCTGGAGGTCCGTGAAGGCGAGACGGTCGCCCTGGTCGGGCCCAGTGGGGCGGGCAAGTCGACGCTGCTGAACGCGGTGCTGGGCTTCGTGCCGCTGGAGGCGGGGCGGGTGCTGGTCGGGGACACCGACCTGGCGACCGTGGACCCGGAGAAGTGGCGGGCGCGGGTGGCATGGGTGCCGCAGCGACCGCACCTCTTCGCGGGGACCGTCGCCGAGAACGTACGGCTGGCGCGACCGGAGGCCGACGACGAGGCGGTGCGGGAGGCACTGCGTGACGCCGGGGCGTACGACTTCGTGGCCGCGCTGCCGCAGGGTGCGGAGACCCTGCTCGGGGAGGACGGGGCCGGGCTCTCCGCCGGTCAGCGGCAACGGGTGGCGTTGGCGCGGGCGTTCCTGGCCGACCGGCCCGTGCTGCTTCTCGACGAGCCGACGGCCGCGCTGGACGGCGAGACCGAGGAGGGCATCGTCGAAGCGGTGCGGCGGCTGGCGGTCGGACGCACGGTGCTGCTGGTCGTGCATCGTCCGGCGTTGCTGGCGGTGGCCGACCGGGTGGTGGAGCTGGGCGGGGCAGGTGCTGTTCCGGCGAGGGCGGCGGGCCCTGCGGTTTCTGAGGTTTCTGCGGGCGATGTTTCACGTGAAACAGTCGCGGGCCCGGTTGCCGTTGTCCGGGCGGCGGATGTTTCACGTGAAACAGGGCCGGGTGTGCGAGGCGGCGTGCTGCGCCGCGTACGTCGTGACGCGGGCGAGCAGCGGGGGCGGCTGGCGCTGGCGCTGCTCCTCGGGAGCCTCGCGCTGGGGTCGGCCGTGGGGCTCATGGCGGTGTCCGGGTGGCTGATCTCCCGGGCTTCCGAGCAGCCTCCGGTGCTGTATCTGATGATGGCGGTCACCGCGACGCGGGCCTTCGGTATCGGGCGGGCCGTGTTCCGGTACGCGGAGCGGCTGGTGTCGCATGAGGCGGTGCTGCGGATGCTCGCGGACATGCGGGTCGCCGTGTACCGGCGGCTGGAGCGGATCGCCCCGGCCGGACTGCGGGAGACCCGGCGCGGGGACCTGCTGTCGCGGTTGGTCGCTGATGTGGACGCGTGGCAGGACTACTGGCTGAGGTGGCTGCTGCCTGTCGGTGCTGCGGCCCTGGTGGGTGTGGCAGCCGTGGGCTTCACCGGTTGGATGCTCCCGGAGGCCGGGGCGGTGCTGGCCGTGGGACTGCTGGTCGCGGGGGTCGGTGTGCCGCTGGTGAGCGGTGCGGCGGCACGGCGGGCGGAGCGGCAGCTGGCCCCGGCGCGGGGGGTGCTGGCCGTGCGGGTCGCGGACCTGCTCGGCGGGGTGGGCGAGCTGACGGTGGCGGGGGCGCTGCGGCGCAGACTGGCCGCCGTGCGGGACGCGGACGGGGTGCTGACCCGGATCGCTTCGCGCGGGGCGTCGGCCACCGCGCTGGGCGGCGGCCTCTCGGCGCTGGTGTGCGGGCTGACCGTGGTCGGGGCGGCCTGGGCCGGGGTGCAGGCCGTGGCCGACGGGCGGCTGGCCGGGGTGCAGCTCGCGGTGGTGGTGCTGACGCCACTGGCCGCGTTCGAGGCGGTGACCGGGCTGCCGCTGGCGGTGCAGTACCGGCAGCGGGTGCGGCGCAGCGCGGAGCGGGTGTACGAGGTGGTGGACGCGCCGCTTCCCGTGCGGGAGCCGGAGATGCCCGGGACGTTGCCCGCGTCGTACTTCCCGGTGGAGGTGCGGGGCCTGTCCGCCCGGTACGCCGGGCAGGAGCGGGACGCGCTGGACGGGCTGGACCTGACGCTGGAGGCCGGGAAGCGGATCGCGGTGGTCGGCGCGAGCGGGGCCGGGAAGACGACCCTGGCGCAGGTGCTGCTGCGGTTCCTGGACGCCGGGGCCGGAACGTACACGATCGGCGGGACGGCCGCCGGCTCGCTCGACGGCGACGACGTACGGAAGGTGGTCGGTCTGTGCGCGCAGGACGCGCACCTCTTCGACAGTTCGGTACGGGAGAACCTGCGACTGGCCAGGACCGGCGCGGACGACGCGCAGCTCCTGGAGGCCCTCGGCCGGGCCCGGCTGCGGGACTGGGTCGAGGCGCTTCCCGAGGGACTCGACACTCTGGTCGGCGAGCACGGGGCGCGGCTGTCCGGCGGGCAGCGGCAGCGGCTCGCGCTGGCCAGGGCGCTGCTGGCCGACTTCCCCGTGCTCGTACTGGACGAACCGGCCGAGCACCTGGACCTGGCGACGGCGGACGCGCTGACGGGGGACCTCCTGACCGCCACCGAGGGACGTACGACCGTGCTGATCACGCACCGGCTGCAAGGGCTGGAGGCGGTGGACGAGGTGGTCGTGCTGGACGCGGGACGGGTGGTGCAGCGCGGGGACTTCGTGGCGCTGGCTGCCGCTGAAGGTCCGTTGCGGCGGATGCTGGAGCGGGAGAGGGCGGCGGAGCCGGTGGCGTAG
- the cydB gene encoding cytochrome d ubiquinol oxidase subunit II, whose translation MELHDVWFVLIAVLWIGYFFLEGFDFGIGVLTKLLAKDRKERRVLINTIGPVWDGNEVWLLTAGGATFAAFPEWYATLFSGFYLPLLLILVCLIIRGVAFEYRHKRDEERWQTNWEHAIFWTSLLPAFLWGVAFGNIVHGVKIDKDMEYVGNFFDLLNPYALLGGLVTLTLFTFHGAVFASLKTVGDIRVRARALAVKLGLVTAVLALVFLIWTQIDNGDTGSLVALIVAALSLVAAIALIAAGREGWSFALSGVTIAAAVAMLFLTLFPNVMPSSLNDAWNLTVTNASSSPYTLKIMTWCAGIATPVVMLYQGWTYWVFRKRIGTQHIADAH comes from the coding sequence GTGGAACTCCACGACGTCTGGTTCGTGCTCATCGCCGTCCTCTGGATCGGCTACTTCTTCCTGGAGGGCTTCGACTTCGGGATCGGTGTCCTCACCAAGCTGCTCGCCAAGGACCGCAAGGAACGACGGGTCCTGATCAACACCATCGGGCCGGTCTGGGACGGCAACGAGGTGTGGCTGCTGACCGCGGGCGGCGCGACCTTCGCCGCCTTCCCCGAGTGGTACGCCACCCTCTTCAGCGGCTTCTACCTGCCGCTGCTGCTCATCCTGGTCTGCCTGATCATCCGGGGTGTCGCCTTCGAATACCGGCACAAGCGGGACGAGGAGCGCTGGCAGACCAACTGGGAGCACGCGATCTTCTGGACCTCGCTGCTGCCCGCCTTCCTGTGGGGCGTCGCCTTCGGCAACATCGTGCACGGCGTGAAGATCGACAAGGACATGGAGTACGTCGGGAACTTCTTCGACCTGCTCAACCCGTACGCCCTGCTGGGCGGCCTGGTGACGCTGACGCTGTTCACCTTCCACGGGGCGGTGTTCGCCTCGCTCAAGACGGTCGGCGACATCCGGGTCCGGGCACGGGCACTGGCCGTGAAGCTCGGCCTGGTGACCGCCGTGCTGGCGCTGGTCTTCCTGATCTGGACCCAGATCGACAACGGCGACACCGGCAGCCTCGTCGCGCTGATCGTGGCGGCGCTCTCGCTGGTCGCGGCGATCGCCCTGATCGCGGCCGGGCGTGAGGGATGGTCGTTCGCCCTGTCGGGGGTGACCATCGCGGCGGCGGTCGCCATGCTGTTCCTGACGCTCTTCCCGAACGTCATGCCGTCCTCGCTGAACGACGCCTGGAACCTCACGGTCACCAACGCCTCGTCCAGCCCGTACACCCTGAAGATCATGACCTGGTGCGCCGGTATCGCCACTCCGGTGGTGATGCTCTACCAGGGGTGGACGTACTGGGTGTTCCGCAAGCGGATCGGCACGCAGCACATCGCGGATGCGCACTGA